CTGCCCACTTACTCAAGTCCATTACGTTACCGGATTGTGTGTCTAAACCCAGCGAACCGTTACCGTTGGACCACAAAGACATGCGCGATGTTAAAGGCCAATATCAAGCTAGACGTGCGTTAGAAGTTGCCGCCGCCGGTGGGCATAATCTGTTGTTTATTGGTCCGGCTGGCACGGGAAAAACCATGTTAGCATCGAGGCTGCCGAGCATTATGCCTGCAATGACGGAGGCCGAAGCCTTGGCTGTGGCGTCGGTGCAATCGGTCGCAGGTCGAAAAATGGGGCTAGATTGGCACTGGTCGGAGCGGCCCTTTCGGTCGCCACACCATTCTTGTTCCGCCGCCGCGTTAGTGGGTGGAGGCTCTATTCCGAAACCGGGTGAAGCATCGTTGGCCCATTGTGGTGTGCTTTTTCTTGATGAATTGCCCGAATTTGACCGAAAAGTGCTTGAAGTACTGCGTGAACCACTCGAAAGTGGCGAAGTCCATATTTCACGAGCGCGTGGCCAAGTGACCTTCCCGTCTCGGTTTCAACTCGTGGCTGCGATGAACGCGAGCAACGAAGCTTACAGCGGTGGACAAGATTACTACCAGTCCAGCGCGAGCCAAAAATATTTAAAAAAACTCTCAGCGCCTTTTTTAGATCGCATTGATTTGCATGTCGAGGTACCGCCTTTGCCCTCAAGTGTGTTGGTAAATGCCCAAGAAGAAGGCGAGTGCAGCGCCAGCGTGCGTGAACGCGTCGAACGCGCGGTAGCCCGTCAACGTTCACGTCAAGGCATGCAAAATGCTTTGCTCAGCGGCCGACAGCTAGAAAGCATCTGTGCGCTCAGTGAGAATGACAAACAGTTTATGCAGCAAGCCCTAGAAAAACTCAAACTCTCAGCCCGTGCCTATCATCGCGTGTTAAAAGTAGCGTTAACACTGGCCGACCTCAGTGATAGCGACGTCACCCGGGCGCACCTGATGGAATCGTTAAGCTATCGTAAAATGGAAAAAACCTTGTCCGCTGCGGTGTCGTCATAGGGCAAAGAGAGAGATTATGCCCGTGCGAGATGGGAGAATGTCGGTTACACTGAACGTGTATTTTTCATCACTTTGTGAGCTAGGTTTTCCATGAGTCAGTCTTTACCGTCTATTTCCCAACGTTTACGCAATTTGAACGAACGACAGCTTGATGCCGTTAAGAAAATTGATGGGCCTTTGTTGGTGTTGGCTGGGGCAGGCTCGGGGAAAACCAGTGTAATCACGACAAAAATCGCCTATTTGATTCAAACGTGTGGATTTAAAGCCAGCAGCATTATAGCGGTGACCTTTACTAATAAAGCCGCTCGCGAGATGAAAGAACGAGTGATGGGCATGTTATCTAAGCCTGAAAGTCGCGGTTTGAGCATCTCGACGTTTCATAATTTGGGCTTGCGGATACTGCGTAAAGAGTTCCGTCGCGCCGGCTTAAAAGAAGGCTTTACGCTGTTTGATGCGCAGGACTCTTTGAGTCTGGTGAAAGAGATTCTAGACAAAGAATTCAATGGTCAAATGGACTCGGCGGCGTATTGTCAGCATACGATTTCGAATTGGAAAAACGACCTGACCACACCTCAAGAAGCGATGACCAACGCCGACACGGAAGAGTTTCTGCTGGCCGCGCAAGTCTATGCGCAATATCAACGTTATTTAAGAGCTTACAACGCCGTCGATTTTGACGATCTGATTTTATTGCCAGTGAGCTTGCTCATGGCCGATCAAGAGCTGTGCGATCGTTGGCAGAAAAAAGTGCGCTATTTGCTGGTGGACGAGTGCCAAGACACCAACGCCAGCCAGTACGAATTGATCCGTTTGTTGGCCGGCTTTCGTTGTTGCTTTACCTTGGTAGGAGACGACGATCAGTCTATTTATGCGTGGCGTGGTGCGCGACCAGAAAATTTAGAGCGTCTGTCAGTCGATTACCCAACGCTTAAATTAGTCAAACTGGAGCAAAATTATCGTTCCACCAAAACCATACTTAAAGCCGCCAACACCCTTATAGCAAATAATCCCCATATTCACGATAAAGCCTTATGGAGCGATCACGAAGTCGGCGATCCGATTCGTATTATGGTGACGCGCAATGAAGACGCCGAGTCTGAACGGGTCGCCGCAGAAATTCAGTCTCGGCATTTACGTCACGATATTCCTTATCGGGATTTTGCCATCTTGTATCGCGGCAATCATCAAGCACGACTATTGGAAATTAAGCTGCAAGCCTATCGTATTCCCTACAAGATGAACGGCGGCACGTCGTTTTTTGCTCGTGCTGAAATCAAAGATTTGATGAGTTATTTGCGTCTTTTAGTGAATCCGTCAGACGACAATGCATTTTTGCGTATTGTGAATTTGCCGCGTCGAGAGATTGGCCCAGCGACCTTGGAAAAAGTCGGTAATTTGGCCACTGAGCGCGGTGTGAGCTTGTTCGAAGCGTCTGGTTATAAAGAATTGGAAGACTCGATTACAGGGCGCTCATTGAGAAGTTTACAGGAATTTGAGCGCTGGATGTCGACGCTTCGCCAACGCTTAGAAGGCGCGTCGCCTGTGCCGGTCATTGAGCAAATGATTCATGACATGGATTATTATGGCTGGATACAAGAGCAAACCTCGTCGTCAAAAGCCGGCGATCGTCGGATTGAGAACGTACGTTTCTTATTGGATTCGATCCAGCGTATGATGGAGTCGGCCTGGGAAGAAGACGAAACCGCGGGCTTGGATCAAGCCATTAGTAAGTTACTTTTAATCGACATGTTAGAACGTCAAGAAGAAGAGGAAGACGAAGACAAGGTGCAGTTGCTTACTTTGCATGCCTCTAAAGGGTTGGAATACCCGCATGTGTTTTTGATCGGCTGCGAAGAGGAGTTATTGCCTCATAGAAACAGCATCGAGAATGACGACATCGAAGAAGAGCGACGCCTTGCCTACGTGGGCATTACCCGCGCGAAGAAAACCTTGTGTATTACCATGGCCGCCAAACGTCGCCAATACGGTGAA
The sequence above is a segment of the Marinomonas sp. IMCC 4694 genome. Coding sequences within it:
- the rep gene encoding DNA helicase Rep, with the protein product MSQSLPSISQRLRNLNERQLDAVKKIDGPLLVLAGAGSGKTSVITTKIAYLIQTCGFKASSIIAVTFTNKAAREMKERVMGMLSKPESRGLSISTFHNLGLRILRKEFRRAGLKEGFTLFDAQDSLSLVKEILDKEFNGQMDSAAYCQHTISNWKNDLTTPQEAMTNADTEEFLLAAQVYAQYQRYLRAYNAVDFDDLILLPVSLLMADQELCDRWQKKVRYLLVDECQDTNASQYELIRLLAGFRCCFTLVGDDDQSIYAWRGARPENLERLSVDYPTLKLVKLEQNYRSTKTILKAANTLIANNPHIHDKALWSDHEVGDPIRIMVTRNEDAESERVAAEIQSRHLRHDIPYRDFAILYRGNHQARLLEIKLQAYRIPYKMNGGTSFFARAEIKDLMSYLRLLVNPSDDNAFLRIVNLPRREIGPATLEKVGNLATERGVSLFEASGYKELEDSITGRSLRSLQEFERWMSTLRQRLEGASPVPVIEQMIHDMDYYGWIQEQTSSSKAGDRRIENVRFLLDSIQRMMESAWEEDETAGLDQAISKLLLIDMLERQEEEEDEDKVQLLTLHASKGLEYPHVFLIGCEEELLPHRNSIENDDIEEERRLAYVGITRAKKTLCITMAAKRRQYGEEIDCLPSRFLDELPEEDLVWEGRGDEGESAKKERGQASLSALKAMLNG
- a CDS encoding YifB family Mg chelatase-like AAA ATPase, which codes for MSLATIYSRARVGVSSPLVTVETHISNGLPSLNIVGLPEAAVRESKDRVRSAIINSHFEFPTKRVTINLAPADLPKEGGRYDLAIAISVLVASGQLGDINVRDIEFIGELALSGDIRGVPGLLPSAIACHHANRQLILPEDNQQEAALVDSNAVFAKHLTQVTAHLLKSITLPDCVSKPSEPLPLDHKDMRDVKGQYQARRALEVAAAGGHNLLFIGPAGTGKTMLASRLPSIMPAMTEAEALAVASVQSVAGRKMGLDWHWSERPFRSPHHSCSAAALVGGGSIPKPGEASLAHCGVLFLDELPEFDRKVLEVLREPLESGEVHISRARGQVTFPSRFQLVAAMNASNEAYSGGQDYYQSSASQKYLKKLSAPFLDRIDLHVEVPPLPSSVLVNAQEEGECSASVRERVERAVARQRSRQGMQNALLSGRQLESICALSENDKQFMQQALEKLKLSARAYHRVLKVALTLADLSDSDVTRAHLMESLSYRKMEKTLSAAVSS